In Phycisphaerales bacterium, the sequence GGACCGCCACGATGCGGAAGTGGTCGCCCGGCTTGGCCCCTGGGATGTCGGGCACCTCGACGACGCGATTTGTTCTGGTGTCGAAGGCGACGGCCCGTCCTCGCTCGGCCGGATACCCGCCGATGACATAGATCAAAGAATCGACAGCACCCGCGCTTGTATGTGAGACAGGAAACGCATCGCCCTCGTACACACGCTCCCAGCGTGTCGCATCTCCTGTCAGACGTTCGACTCCTCCCGGTCCGATCGCGTAGACGACGCCATCCACGACCGCCGAGGCGGAGAACGTCTTTCCCATTGCGAGATCCGGGCCGCGAGTCCATTGCGGGCGACTGGCCTCAAGGTCCAGCATCCATGTCTGGCGAGTCTCACGATCGGGCGCCCCTGGGTCACCAAATCCACCGATGCAGACGAGTGTGGACCCAACTCGCTCGATGGTGTGTCCGTGTCGTTCGCCTTGGAGTGCGGGAATCGCCACTCGATCATTCTTCGGTGTACCAACGTGTTGAGCGGACCGGCTGCATGCGGACAGGACTGTTGCAATTGCAAGGACAATCGCGCCGATCGAAATGACGACCCCACTGAAAGATCGATTCGCTTGCATCACAAGGACATATCGACCCATTCAGCCCTCCTTGTGAATCACAACGAGATCAGCACATCCCGATCCGCCTTGCTAACGATCGTGTGGAGGCCGGGGAGTTCTCGCTGGATTTGCAGCGAGTATCTTGAGAGGTAGCCACGTTCGGTGGGGGTGTGCCCGCCGAGGATCACGCTCATGCCGGCGTTGAGGGCGCCCAGGACCTCGTGGTGCTTCATCTCGCCTGTGACGAAGACCTGGCACTGCTCGGCCCTGGCGAGCCTGGAGAGGGACTCACCCGCGCCGGGGACCACGCCGACGTGGGTGAGGGGCGGGTCGTGCGGCTCACCATCTGGGCCACGCTCGGCGAGGGCGTAGCGGACGCGGTCACGCTTGAGGAAGGTCTTGAGTCGCTCGGCGAGTTCGCGCACCGTGGCGGGGCGATCGAGGACCAGTCGCCGACCGGCACCGGCGCTGCGCGTGGGGACCGGTTCGAGATCAAAGACATCGATCGGCGGCTCCTCATACGGGTGGAACTGGCGGAGGGTCTCGATCGCCAGGGCGAGGGCGGAGCGCGAGCAGACCATCTCCAGCCTCATCTCACGGACACTCTCGATCTGGCCGGGGCGGCCGACGGTCGGCTTGGCACCATCACCCGCGAGGAAGGTACCCGTGCCCTCGCTGGCGAAGGAGCACAACTGGTAGTTGCCGATGATCCCCGCGCCGGCGGAGGCGAGGGCGTTGCGGATGCGGTCGGCGTCGGCGGTGGGGACGAAGGTCACGATCTTGACCTCCTGCGTCCGTCGGCGATGGGCGTGGGGCGAGAGGGCCCGGCAGTCGCCCGCGATCTTCCCCTCGCTCGAAGAGCCCGAGATCCCCTCGCAGAGCCAGTCGGTGATGCCGCCCTTCACGGCGTCGAGCGCGGTGTGCGGCGAATAGATGGCGATGCCGGCCTCGATGGCGCGGAAGATGACGCGCTGGCGGGGCGTGGCGCTGGTGACGCGGGAGAGCGGCTCGAAGATCGGCGGGTGGTAGGCGATGATGGCCGACGCCTTGGCCTTGATCGCCTCGTCGAGGACGGCTTCGGTGAGGTCAATCGCGAGGAGGACGGGCCCCTTGATCTCACGCGAACTGTCGCCCGCGAGCAGGCCGACCTTGTCCCAACTCTCGGCGAACTCGAGCGGGGCGAGGCGATTAAGGGCGCTGACGAGATCGGCGACGTTCATAGGGGGCTCTCCAACGCGGCAAGGGCAGGCCGCGCGACCGGTGGGAGTTTAGTGCGCCGATGGAGTGGGCTTACTGGGAGGAGTAGGCACCGGCGGGACACCTGAGCCACGAGTTGGAGGAGATTCATTCGAGGGCCTGTGCGTGCGGTGTACGATCGCGCATGACGACGCCCAACGCTTTGAGTCCGCGTGCCGTGTCTCGCCGGGCGTATGCGAAGGTGAACTTGTGCCTGTTCGTGGGCCCGCCCGAGGGCGAGGACGCGACCCACGAGGGTCGGAACGTCGCGGGGTATCACAAGATCGCGTCGTGGATGTCGGCGATCGAGGTGTGGGACGACGTGGTGGTGACGCCTGGCGGGGCATTCACGTTCGAGTGCGACTGGGCGGGGAATGCGCCGCGACCGACGCTTATCGACTGGCCCGACGAGCGTGATTTGTGCGTGAAAGCTCACAAGGCCCTTGAGGCGAAACTCGGGCGGTCGCTCCCCGCAGCGATCCGCGTCACGAAGCGCATTCCCGTCGGCGGCGGGCTGGGGGGCGGATCGTCCGATGCGGCGAGCACTCTGAT encodes:
- a CDS encoding Nif3-like dinuclear metal center hexameric protein — translated: MNVADLVSALNRLAPLEFAESWDKVGLLAGDSSREIKGPVLLAIDLTEAVLDEAIKAKASAIIAYHPPIFEPLSRVTSATPRQRVIFRAIEAGIAIYSPHTALDAVKGGITDWLCEGISGSSSEGKIAGDCRALSPHAHRRRTQEVKIVTFVPTADADRIRNALASAGAGIIGNYQLCSFASEGTGTFLAGDGAKPTVGRPGQIESVREMRLEMVCSRSALALAIETLRQFHPYEEPPIDVFDLEPVPTRSAGAGRRLVLDRPATVRELAERLKTFLKRDRVRYALAERGPDGEPHDPPLTHVGVVPGAGESLSRLARAEQCQVFVTGEMKHHEVLGALNAGMSVILGGHTPTERGYLSRYSLQIQRELPGLHTIVSKADRDVLISL